The following are encoded together in the Paludisphaera mucosa genome:
- a CDS encoding efflux RND transporter periplasmic adaptor subunit, with protein MNGPRVRRSFARYSWPAWLLLALAAGCRREGLPPAAPAAKVVATSPVRKPIVEWDEYVGRIDPIESVEVRARVSGHLESTHFEEGQIVQKGDLLCILDQRPFRLAVEQAEADLARAVARSEEAEAQRVQADAEVESAESQRELSVLMLGRARRLVAKNALAQEELDIRETSFKQTSADRDVKKARVALAKAAVTTAAADMRAAQSQLATARLNLSYTEVRAPVTGRVSRRVVTDGNLISGGTDQATLLTTIVSLDPIHCYFDADEQSFLKYMRLVEAGKLTDLRHSKLPVFVGLADESKRFPHQGHLDFLDNRMDRKTATMRGRAILPNPDLSLTPGLFAKVRIPGSGRHDAVLIPDSAIATDQSEKFVYVVDEGNTIHRQKVDIGRRVQGLRIVREGLAGPEKILLRGLQRVKPGSLVDATFEETLVVDDGLPDDAQPLPEGRWLPSYAKSRAESGERPPSPPATALGSTEQRTSEGMMP; from the coding sequence ATGAATGGTCCTCGCGTCCGCCGGTCTTTCGCACGGTATTCGTGGCCGGCGTGGCTCCTCCTGGCCCTGGCGGCCGGCTGCCGGCGCGAGGGCCTCCCCCCGGCGGCGCCGGCCGCGAAGGTCGTGGCCACGTCGCCCGTCCGCAAGCCGATCGTCGAATGGGACGAGTACGTCGGCCGCATCGACCCGATCGAGTCGGTCGAGGTGCGGGCTCGGGTGAGCGGCCACCTGGAATCGACCCATTTCGAGGAGGGGCAGATCGTCCAGAAGGGGGACCTGCTGTGCATCCTCGACCAGCGGCCCTTCCGCCTGGCCGTCGAGCAGGCCGAGGCCGACCTGGCCCGCGCCGTCGCCCGCTCCGAGGAGGCCGAGGCCCAGCGCGTCCAGGCCGACGCCGAGGTCGAGTCGGCCGAGTCGCAGCGCGAGCTGTCGGTCCTGATGCTGGGCCGGGCCCGGCGCCTGGTCGCCAAGAACGCGCTGGCTCAGGAAGAGCTGGACATCCGCGAGACGAGCTTCAAGCAAACGAGCGCCGATCGGGACGTGAAGAAGGCCCGGGTCGCGCTCGCCAAGGCGGCCGTCACGACGGCCGCCGCCGACATGCGGGCCGCCCAGTCGCAACTGGCGACCGCCCGCCTGAACCTCAGCTACACCGAGGTGAGGGCCCCCGTCACCGGCCGCGTCAGCCGCCGCGTCGTGACCGACGGCAACCTGATCAGCGGCGGGACCGACCAGGCGACCCTGCTCACGACGATCGTCTCGCTCGACCCGATCCACTGCTATTTCGACGCCGACGAGCAATCGTTCCTGAAGTACATGCGGCTCGTCGAGGCGGGCAAGCTCACGGACCTCCGCCATTCGAAGCTCCCCGTGTTCGTGGGGCTGGCGGACGAGTCGAAGCGGTTCCCGCACCAGGGGCATCTCGACTTCCTGGACAACCGGATGGATCGCAAGACCGCCACCATGCGGGGCCGCGCCATCCTGCCGAACCCCGACCTGTCGCTGACGCCGGGCCTCTTCGCCAAGGTGCGGATCCCGGGGAGCGGCCGCCACGACGCGGTGCTGATCCCCGATTCGGCGATCGCGACCGACCAGTCCGAGAAGTTCGTCTACGTGGTCGACGAGGGGAACACGATCCATCGCCAGAAGGTCGACATCGGCCGGCGCGTGCAGGGGCTGCGGATCGTCCGCGAAGGCCTGGCCGGACCCGAGAAGATCCTGCTCCGCGGCCTCCAGCGGGTCAAGCCGGGGAGCCTCGTCGACGCGACCTTCGAGGAAACCCTCGTCGTGGACGACGGCCTCCCCGACGACGCGCAGCCGCTCCCCGAGGGGCGGTGGCTGCCCTCGTACGCGAAGAGCCGGGCGGAGTCGGGAGAGCGTCCGCCGTCGCCGCCGGCGACCGCGCTCGGGTCGACGGAGCAGAGGACCTCTGAGGGGATGATGCCATGA
- a CDS encoding MarR family winged helix-turn-helix transcriptional regulator: MSDEIVQQLAAECLAGRVRTLNRVVSGIFDAKLRPYGIRSSQINILTVVAARGPLAPSMVCRRLRLEKSTLSRDLERLVEHGWIRSTPGSGRSLSLEATAVGRALLHKVKPAWDEAQAEIEKLLGGAFIQELHRVIDEGRLEETETR; the protein is encoded by the coding sequence ATGTCAGACGAGATCGTGCAGCAGCTCGCCGCCGAATGCCTCGCGGGCCGGGTTCGAACGTTGAACCGGGTCGTCAGCGGCATCTTCGACGCCAAGCTGCGGCCGTATGGGATCCGCTCCAGTCAAATCAACATCCTGACGGTCGTCGCCGCGAGGGGGCCCTTGGCCCCGTCGATGGTCTGCCGCCGGCTGAGGCTGGAGAAGTCGACCCTGAGCCGTGACCTCGAGCGGCTCGTCGAACACGGCTGGATCCGTTCTACGCCCGGCTCGGGCCGGAGCCTGAGCCTGGAGGCCACGGCGGTCGGCCGCGCCTTGCTCCACAAGGTCAAGCCCGCGTGGGACGAGGCCCAGGCCGAGATCGAGAAACTCCTCGGCGGCGCGTTCATCCAGGAACTGCACCGGGTGATCGACGAGGGGCGCCTCGAAGAGACCGAGACGCGCTGA